Genomic DNA from Bryobacter aggregatus MPL3:
AGCGACCTCCGTGTTAGCGGAGCTTGCGAAAGCCTGGCGCTCTGCCGGGAGATCTCCCGCCGGCAACGTCCGGACATTGTATTGATCGACAAAGCTCTTGGGATCCAGGCGATCATGGACTGGATTCAGGACCTGAAACTGGCTGAGCAGGATCTGGACCTTCTGCTGTCGCGAAATCCGAGCTATGCCGCCAGTTTTCTGCCCACGGATGCGCCGATCAATGGCCGGCTGAAGCCGCTGACCCGCACCGTGGTTTGGGGGGTGTCGATGACGGAAGCGGAGGCCTTGCGGTTCTTGCAAGCTGGAGCCAAGGGCATCCTGCGCAAGACGACTTCTCCATCAAATTTATTGAACTGTGTGCGTACGGTGATGAATGGGAAGAACTGGATGGAAGATAGCGTTTTCCGGGATCAGCCGCGCGAGGATCGCTATCCGCGTTCGGAGCTGACGCCGCGCGAGACCCAGGTGATGGATCTGGTGGAGCATGGACTGAAGAACCGCGAGATCGCCCGGGAACTGGGAATCCGGCCAGGTACAGTCAAGATTCACCTGAAG
This window encodes:
- a CDS encoding LuxR C-terminal-related transcriptional regulator; amino-acid sequence: MNPTVTDHNPIDPTYPTSPVPATVLLCETQSLTVEGVRSVLNATSDLRVSGACESLALCREISRRQRPDIVLIDKALGIQAIMDWIQDLKLAEQDLDLLLSRNPSYAASFLPTDAPINGRLKPLTRTVVWGVSMTEAEALRFLQAGAKGILRKTTSPSNLLNCVRTVMNGKNWMEDSVFRDQPREDRYPRSELTPRETQVMDLVEHGLKNREIARELGIRPGTVKIHLKHIFEKTGVRGRYGLALTGLRQKGVLSVDKSGESMTGRSASV